From one Pseudobdellovibrionaceae bacterium genomic stretch:
- a CDS encoding glycosyltransferase family 4 protein, with protein sequence MAKPRVLVLCDYFLPGYRAGGPVRSLQAMTRFLKLHYHFTIWTRNHDWGESQVFAEEAMVATRKDENLDIDYLDSLHSGFFSWVDRLREERFDVVYLNSLFSWKFSIKYLIMRRLNLVPDSRVILAVRGELSPGARRIRGFKKSCFLWLASIVGLYDGVVFQASSELEKKDILNFLSIHHLEPEVRVASDLIWIGIDEEIGAIRKEPGELKMVFLSRITPMKNLETVIEALAHISTPVTLDIYGPLSENKDAGYFASCMEQAHALSKQHRVEYRGVVSADRVISVLSQYHVLFLPTRGENFGHIILEALQAGCVPLISDKTPWSDMDREGAGVVVQGDHYKGYVTALERMIPKNESEWEAYRSAMNRYLDRKLTLINQIDPYTELLGTAN encoded by the coding sequence TTGGCAAAACCCCGTGTTCTTGTTCTCTGTGATTATTTTCTTCCTGGCTATAGAGCGGGCGGCCCGGTGCGCTCCTTGCAGGCAATGACTCGCTTTCTTAAATTGCACTATCACTTCACAATATGGACTCGAAATCATGACTGGGGAGAGTCCCAGGTCTTCGCTGAAGAAGCGATGGTTGCGACCAGAAAGGACGAGAATCTCGATATTGACTATCTGGATTCTCTACATTCGGGTTTCTTTTCATGGGTGGATCGTCTCAGGGAAGAGAGATTTGATGTTGTCTATTTGAACTCCCTGTTCTCATGGAAGTTTTCAATAAAATATCTAATCATGAGGCGGCTTAATCTAGTGCCAGACTCCCGGGTCATCCTAGCCGTGCGCGGTGAGCTGTCACCAGGTGCTAGAAGAATTCGTGGTTTCAAAAAAAGCTGTTTCCTCTGGTTAGCCTCGATTGTCGGTCTCTATGATGGTGTTGTGTTTCAGGCAAGCAGTGAGCTGGAGAAAAAAGACATATTGAATTTTCTCAGCATTCACCACCTGGAACCTGAGGTCAGGGTGGCCTCCGATCTGATTTGGATAGGGATCGACGAGGAAATCGGGGCTATCAGGAAGGAGCCGGGAGAATTAAAGATGGTATTTCTCTCCCGTATTACGCCAATGAAGAATTTGGAAACAGTTATAGAGGCCTTAGCTCATATCAGTACACCAGTGACATTGGATATCTACGGGCCCCTCAGCGAAAATAAGGATGCCGGGTATTTCGCCTCTTGTATGGAGCAGGCCCATGCCTTGTCGAAACAGCACAGGGTGGAGTACAGAGGGGTGGTCTCCGCCGATAGAGTCATTTCTGTTCTTTCTCAGTACCACGTCTTGTTTTTGCCAACCCGAGGTGAAAATTTTGGACACATCATCCTTGAGGCTCTGCAGGCCGGATGTGTACCTTTGATCTCCGACAAAACTCCTTGGAGTGACATGGATAGAGAAGGTGCCGGAGTCGTTGTTCAGGGGGATCACTACAAGGGCTATGTGACGGCTCTGGAAAGAATGATCCCGAAAAACGAGTCCGAATGGGAAGCCTATCGATCAGCCATGAATCGATACCTGGATAGAAAACTGACCCTGATCAATCAGATCGATCCCTATACGGAATTGCTGGGTACGGCGAACTAG
- a CDS encoding O-antigen ligase family protein — protein sequence MPVTTAEPKGARKFTYVFSLLLLAQALGAYAIGPVPIPWFAQTGVVALFFWLFARRQVRLFPGFSVVMVFLIWAIGTTLTNMMLEDYSLYLPPKATTPYLVYVGLRFINLLSFASAVGVTYWLLQRNQANLLIRNLTIIGGIVALYAGYVYVAQLKGWPELPRTRVGTSGEEQLTVFTYAFHRAMGSFREPSHLAQWLVLPIFMSLSIKGWRGLVASLLMGAMMLLSGSLTGILSTMVGLLGAAAFNVRRLIPEIKKISRILVPLAVASVIFSLMVSRNIEGTTNLVEVIWTRIAPVLTEKGAESTNRDYVYKYMEENPAPVWGYGLGHSNLLFSRANQLDATASFLNLYINVAYSLGVVGLLMLALLLAFPFYLYIVTRSRTGRPRVFFLLGAYLAWLLIYFVHSEELNIHFGIIYAMAVYFFGLRDWRGIMEEKESASF from the coding sequence ATGCCGGTCACGACAGCGGAACCCAAGGGTGCGCGAAAATTTACCTATGTGTTTTCTCTGCTTTTGCTTGCGCAGGCTCTGGGTGCTTACGCGATCGGGCCAGTGCCCATTCCTTGGTTTGCACAGACTGGTGTAGTGGCCTTGTTCTTTTGGCTGTTTGCCCGTAGACAGGTGAGACTATTTCCAGGTTTTTCGGTGGTGATGGTTTTTCTCATTTGGGCCATTGGTACAACTCTCACCAATATGATGCTTGAAGATTACAGTCTTTATCTGCCACCTAAGGCGACAACGCCTTATCTGGTTTACGTAGGACTTCGTTTCATCAACCTTTTGTCCTTTGCATCGGCGGTTGGTGTGACTTATTGGCTTCTACAGCGCAACCAAGCAAACCTCCTAATTCGTAACCTGACCATCATTGGCGGGATCGTCGCTCTTTATGCTGGATATGTTTACGTCGCCCAGCTTAAGGGTTGGCCAGAGCTCCCCAGAACCCGGGTCGGAACCTCAGGTGAGGAACAGCTCACAGTTTTTACCTATGCCTTTCATCGGGCCATGGGATCATTTCGTGAGCCCAGTCACTTGGCTCAATGGTTGGTTCTACCCATTTTTATGTCCTTAAGTATCAAAGGCTGGCGGGGGCTGGTGGCAAGTCTTTTGATGGGCGCCATGATGCTACTGTCGGGCAGTCTGACCGGTATTTTGAGCACAATGGTTGGTCTGCTGGGAGCCGCGGCCTTTAACGTTCGGCGGCTCATACCGGAAATCAAAAAGATCTCACGGATACTCGTGCCGCTTGCGGTCGCCTCGGTGATTTTCTCTCTTATGGTTTCCAGAAACATCGAGGGCACGACAAATCTTGTGGAAGTGATCTGGACGCGAATTGCCCCGGTGTTGACGGAAAAGGGGGCAGAATCCACCAATCGTGATTATGTCTACAAATACATGGAGGAAAACCCGGCACCCGTGTGGGGTTACGGTCTCGGGCATTCCAATCTGCTTTTCAGTCGCGCTAACCAGCTAGATGCAACGGCCAGCTTTTTGAATCTCTATATCAATGTGGCCTACTCATTGGGTGTGGTGGGGCTTTTAATGCTGGCATTACTTTTAGCTTTCCCCTTCTATCTCTACATTGTGACGAGATCGAGAACCGGAAGACCACGCGTATTCTTTTTGCTGGGAGCTTATTTAGCCTGGCTTCTTATCTATTTTGTTCACAGTGAGGAACTCAATATACACTTTGGCATTATTTACGCCATGGCTGTGTACTTTTTTGGCCTGCGTGATTGGCGAGGTATTATGGAGGAGAAGGAATCCGCTTCCTTTTAG
- a CDS encoding undecaprenyl/decaprenyl-phosphate alpha-N-acetylglucosaminyl 1-phosphate transferase, with product MESGMHQAFSILMVSTLASLALNFVTIHVAKSRGWLSGVDFRRKKRRRVPLLGGVPSYLAVGMAGYVFHLSDLKIVLLAGLPLILTGAVDDVRELKAKQKLAGQLLAVALWFYVIPSESLLLSKLGVWEPLAIGISAFWMLGIINALNMIDGMDSEAAGFSMIVCGFFVLLFGLSGPGLSSLAVMGGCMGFLFFNWPPARIYLGDSGSTFLGFFLAAMGATLPIPLVTPAWHFLLVPLFLLALPEMDALLSIARRIRSRTSLMKGDHDHVHHKLMKLGFKVPQALAVLFIATAYCGLTALILRHLDEPLMVLGVIALSMTGLLVVLGSVYLMEYKQARQVSSYSQTLIAQNLPIKNNVILDAESFRSVVYDLMPYYKELQQRGIVRVQEFIQDFSEFIKCHHPNGQLKMIGAYSIIVVESPKSKSISVRDAIIADFYQLVASHRVQKNDNGDPWGVSFYSDDQRGQQFMKKFGFEVGSQKATENTQQLDSTGTDS from the coding sequence ATGGAATCCGGAATGCACCAGGCATTTTCTATATTAATGGTCTCGACCTTAGCCTCGTTGGCTCTGAACTTTGTCACTATTCATGTGGCCAAGTCCCGAGGTTGGCTATCGGGTGTGGACTTCCGCCGCAAAAAGCGGCGCAGAGTTCCTCTGTTGGGTGGAGTTCCCTCTTACCTCGCTGTGGGAATGGCCGGTTACGTCTTTCATTTGAGTGACCTCAAGATCGTTCTTCTTGCAGGCTTACCCTTGATATTAACTGGAGCTGTGGACGATGTCCGTGAGTTGAAAGCCAAGCAGAAGTTGGCGGGACAGCTTTTGGCTGTCGCCCTTTGGTTTTATGTGATTCCCTCTGAGTCCCTGCTTCTCAGCAAGCTAGGGGTATGGGAACCCTTGGCAATTGGAATCTCGGCCTTTTGGATGCTAGGGATTATTAACGCCCTTAACATGATCGATGGAATGGATAGTGAGGCCGCCGGGTTTTCCATGATCGTCTGTGGTTTTTTTGTTCTGCTGTTTGGCCTATCAGGTCCCGGATTGAGCTCACTTGCTGTGATGGGTGGTTGCATGGGATTCCTGTTTTTCAACTGGCCTCCGGCTCGCATCTATCTTGGAGACAGTGGCTCCACTTTTTTGGGATTTTTTCTGGCCGCAATGGGGGCGACACTGCCTATTCCTCTTGTGACCCCTGCCTGGCATTTCCTTTTGGTGCCATTGTTTCTTTTGGCCTTACCGGAAATGGACGCTCTGTTGTCAATAGCCAGAAGGATTCGCAGTCGCACGTCTCTAATGAAGGGTGATCACGACCATGTCCATCACAAACTTATGAAGCTGGGGTTTAAGGTACCACAAGCCTTAGCAGTTCTTTTTATCGCGACGGCCTATTGCGGGTTAACCGCATTGATTCTCCGTCACCTCGACGAGCCGTTGATGGTCTTGGGGGTCATTGCTCTATCCATGACAGGTTTACTTGTGGTCCTTGGCTCCGTATACCTGATGGAGTACAAACAGGCCCGCCAGGTTTCGTCTTACAGTCAGACTTTGATTGCCCAGAATCTGCCGATCAAGAACAACGTCATCCTGGATGCTGAGAGTTTCCGCTCGGTGGTCTACGATCTGATGCCTTACTACAAGGAACTTCAACAGCGGGGTATTGTTCGCGTTCAGGAGTTCATTCAAGACTTCTCTGAATTCATCAAGTGTCACCACCCCAATGGCCAACTCAAGATGATTGGAGCCTATTCCATCATTGTCGTCGAAAGCCCCAAGTCGAAGTCCATCTCAGTTCGGGACGCAATTATTGCTGATTTCTATCAACTCGTGGCTAGTCACCGGGTACAGAAGAACGATAACGGCGACCCGTGGGGAGTCTCCTTCTATTCAGATGATCAGCGCGGACAGCAGTTTATGAAAAAATTTGGATTTGAAGTAGGTTCGCAGAAAGCCACAGAGAACACTCAGCAACTTGATTCAACAGGGACTGACTCATGA
- a CDS encoding TIGR03546 family protein produces MGLLLKQIFQFIKLLNSENGTNQIAAGIAAGFVLGMTPALSLQTILVFVCIFFFRIQAGAAMVSAGFFAFAAFLLDPVFDQVGRVILEIGGLQGLFTTLYNMPIIPFTRFNNTIVMGSGVVSITLAPVIFVLARILVAKYRETVLERFKQTKIWKAVKATSFYKWYYKYDELYR; encoded by the coding sequence ATGGGATTACTTCTCAAACAGATCTTTCAATTTATCAAACTGCTTAACTCTGAAAATGGCACCAACCAAATTGCCGCAGGCATCGCAGCTGGATTTGTATTGGGCATGACCCCGGCCCTATCACTGCAGACGATTTTAGTCTTCGTCTGCATTTTCTTTTTCCGCATTCAGGCGGGAGCGGCCATGGTGAGCGCTGGATTTTTTGCCTTTGCGGCCTTCCTTTTGGACCCGGTTTTTGATCAAGTTGGGCGGGTCATTCTGGAAATCGGCGGTCTCCAGGGACTATTCACCACTCTTTACAATATGCCAATTATTCCTTTTACCCGTTTTAATAATACAATCGTTATGGGATCGGGAGTGGTCTCGATCACTCTTGCCCCTGTCATTTTTGTATTAGCCCGAATCCTGGTGGCCAAATACAGGGAGACGGTTCTCGAACGCTTTAAACAAACCAAAATCTGGAAGGCTGTTAAGGCCACTTCATTTTACAAGTGGTACTACAAGTATGATGAACTTTACAGGTAA
- a CDS encoding response regulator has protein sequence MSNGCCLEILIIEDEEGLCDMAEFVASDLGCRVKKAYNLKEASAIIDQDDQIHLGLFDYHLPDSQPDSGWNLEFLEKIRSRKNFEFLFVTGDMALTLEKAKEMGAADILFKPFTCEELQTLVVAYIQRKRQSICSKTGDPCPAIQG, from the coding sequence ATGTCCAATGGCTGTTGTTTAGAAATTCTGATTATCGAGGACGAAGAAGGTCTTTGTGACATGGCCGAATTTGTCGCCTCCGACTTGGGTTGCCGGGTGAAGAAGGCCTATAACCTCAAGGAGGCTAGTGCCATCATTGACCAGGACGACCAGATTCACCTCGGTCTTTTCGACTATCATCTTCCTGACTCCCAGCCAGATTCAGGGTGGAACCTTGAGTTTCTGGAGAAGATTCGCAGCAGAAAGAATTTTGAGTTTTTGTTTGTAACCGGAGATATGGCCCTAACCTTGGAAAAAGCCAAGGAAATGGGAGCGGCGGATATTCTGTTTAAGCCCTTTACCTGTGAAGAGCTTCAGACTCTGGTCGTGGCCTATATTCAAAGAAAGCGACAATCCATTTGCTCAAAGACTGGTGATCCCTGTCCCGCTATTCAAGGCTGA
- a CDS encoding glycosyltransferase family 4 protein, giving the protein MKIAIVSQYFFPETFRINELTEELVRRGHTVTVLTGLPNYPKGSFFSGFGLLRGPWTQEYHGAQVLRIPLLPRGRGKSWQLALNYLSFVLFGLLFGVQRLKQHGPFDCVFVWASSPITAAIPAIVYGRATKCPVHIWIQDLWPESVAAVGATKSSLMINLIGKVVRWIYKRSDLLFTQSPSFSESLKCWGARDEQIVYLPNWADHLFENPPPRLPTSPRGQDDFRVLFAGNLGHAQDMPTILKAAEQLPQDGSIKIILVGQGSRREWTEAQIRQRGLEKVVFLQPPRPLEDMPQLYHDHDVLMVTLTPDPHLSRVLPSKVQSYLATGKPIVAAGDGEIERTIEKARCGLVGPAGNAQRLAENILSMAKMSPSQLQLLGENGHSYYWEEFSQSKTIDKLVNTLNSAGVAHKSKEAA; this is encoded by the coding sequence ATGAAAATAGCCATTGTCAGCCAATACTTTTTCCCTGAGACCTTCCGCATTAATGAGTTGACGGAAGAGTTGGTCAGGCGTGGTCACACAGTCACCGTATTGACCGGCCTACCCAACTATCCGAAGGGTTCTTTTTTTTCGGGGTTTGGACTCCTTCGAGGCCCATGGACCCAAGAGTATCACGGCGCACAAGTTCTCCGCATTCCACTACTCCCTAGAGGACGAGGAAAGAGTTGGCAGTTGGCCCTCAATTATCTGTCATTTGTCCTGTTTGGCTTGTTGTTTGGAGTTCAACGCCTCAAACAGCATGGGCCATTCGACTGTGTTTTTGTTTGGGCATCGTCCCCCATCACAGCAGCCATCCCAGCTATCGTTTACGGCCGAGCGACCAAATGCCCCGTCCACATTTGGATTCAGGATCTGTGGCCAGAAAGCGTCGCAGCGGTTGGGGCAACGAAAAGCTCATTGATGATTAACCTGATTGGGAAAGTGGTTAGATGGATTTATAAACGCTCTGATCTTCTATTCACCCAGTCACCCTCATTTTCCGAAAGTCTTAAGTGTTGGGGAGCAAGAGATGAACAGATTGTGTATCTTCCCAATTGGGCGGACCACCTGTTTGAGAATCCTCCGCCGCGGCTCCCAACCTCCCCAAGAGGCCAAGACGACTTTCGCGTATTATTTGCTGGCAACCTCGGTCATGCCCAAGATATGCCGACTATTCTTAAGGCGGCCGAACAACTCCCCCAAGACGGAAGCATTAAGATCATTCTTGTTGGCCAGGGGTCGAGGCGTGAGTGGACCGAGGCACAAATTCGCCAAAGAGGATTGGAAAAGGTCGTTTTTCTTCAGCCCCCCAGACCTCTCGAAGACATGCCTCAGCTTTACCACGATCACGATGTGTTAATGGTAACGCTGACACCAGACCCTCACCTCTCACGGGTGTTGCCGTCCAAAGTTCAATCTTATTTAGCGACGGGAAAGCCCATAGTTGCAGCCGGCGATGGGGAAATCGAACGCACTATTGAAAAAGCGCGCTGTGGACTTGTTGGCCCTGCTGGCAACGCCCAAAGGTTGGCGGAAAACATTCTGTCCATGGCGAAAATGAGTCCTTCTCAACTCCAGCTTCTTGGTGAAAATGGCCACAGCTACTACTGGGAGGAGTTTAGCCAGAGCAAAACCATCGACAAGTTGGTGAATACACTCAACTCGGCTGGAGTTGCACACAAGAGTAAGGAGGCCGCATGA
- a CDS encoding SLBB domain-containing protein, with protein sequence MKATRRVSQIGLSILFVFAQLPGAVAQVVNPMAAPPTVSAVASEFFVGRELGKPLISVHLVSGVNKPGVYHVPMGTDLAQLIAYAGGAMEKADLGEVSVRRRDDKGYSVMMVDMEKILIGTATIPPVQSEDVVHIPLKISVERSLTWVSLISGIVSIGLSVAIIQDVNRRND encoded by the coding sequence ATGAAAGCAACAAGACGTGTTTCGCAAATAGGTCTTTCAATTCTCTTTGTCTTCGCCCAGCTCCCAGGAGCAGTGGCTCAGGTGGTAAACCCCATGGCAGCGCCGCCGACGGTTTCGGCAGTAGCCAGTGAGTTTTTTGTTGGCCGAGAGTTAGGTAAACCTCTCATCTCGGTTCATTTAGTCAGTGGCGTCAATAAGCCGGGTGTTTACCATGTACCGATGGGAACTGACCTGGCTCAGCTGATTGCCTACGCCGGGGGTGCCATGGAGAAGGCTGACCTGGGCGAGGTCTCTGTCAGAAGGCGAGATGACAAGGGCTACTCTGTGATGATGGTAGACATGGAGAAGATTCTTATTGGTACGGCCACCATTCCTCCGGTACAGAGTGAGGATGTGGTCCACATCCCACTTAAGATCTCAGTGGAACGTTCGTTAACCTGGGTCAGCTTGATTTCGGGAATTGTGTCTATTGGACTTTCTGTGGCCATCATTCAGGACGTCAATCGCCGCAACGATTAG
- a CDS encoding glycosyltransferase: MNHSPRPTVSIVIPVYNAEDYLVETLESLLAQTYTKVEILAVNDGSSDGSSEILQRYSEQVRVFSQANAGQAVALNKGWSMASGELFGYLSADDILKPGAIETLVHSLLNESDIIGVYPDYELINEKGQAIKEVHAPEFSLEDLVIKGICQPGPGAIFKRDAYERTGGWNPALRQLPDYDFWLRLTRFGELKRVPQTLAGFRVHEGSQSFAPSTPAKAEEPWQVMTQYFHQTSGLRESLKPKEDLALAHAHLLSARLHWRSGRKLDGNRHLYASIQHSPAAFFSPLGFKRFLSGWLGRYRYQIQHRIGKN, from the coding sequence ATGAACCACTCCCCTCGACCAACAGTGAGTATTGTCATCCCGGTTTATAACGCCGAGGACTATCTTGTTGAAACTCTAGAGAGCCTTCTTGCCCAGACATATACCAAGGTCGAGATCCTTGCTGTTAATGACGGATCATCAGATGGTAGTTCAGAAATACTGCAGAGGTACTCTGAGCAGGTGCGAGTTTTCAGTCAAGCTAATGCCGGTCAAGCTGTAGCCCTCAACAAAGGCTGGTCGATGGCCTCAGGCGAGTTATTTGGGTACCTGAGTGCCGACGACATCCTTAAACCCGGTGCCATTGAAACTCTTGTCCATTCTCTATTAAACGAATCGGACATAATTGGGGTTTATCCCGATTACGAGCTGATCAACGAAAAAGGACAAGCCATCAAAGAAGTCCACGCTCCTGAGTTTTCCCTCGAAGATCTGGTGATAAAAGGCATCTGCCAGCCCGGTCCGGGGGCGATTTTTAAGCGAGATGCTTATGAAAGAACTGGAGGTTGGAATCCGGCTTTACGACAATTACCTGATTATGACTTCTGGCTGAGACTCACCCGCTTTGGCGAATTGAAGCGAGTTCCACAAACTCTCGCAGGCTTTCGCGTCCACGAGGGCTCGCAAAGCTTTGCTCCGTCGACACCTGCTAAGGCGGAAGAACCTTGGCAGGTGATGACCCAGTATTTTCATCAGACTTCCGGCCTCAGAGAGAGCCTTAAGCCAAAAGAGGATTTGGCCCTTGCCCACGCACATCTGCTCTCAGCCCGACTTCACTGGAGATCGGGAAGAAAACTGGACGGAAATCGCCACCTCTATGCCTCAATTCAACACTCTCCGGCTGCCTTTTTTTCGCCCCTTGGTTTTAAACGCTTTTTAAGTGGTTGGTTGGGCCGATATCGATACCAAATCCAACATCGCATTGGCAAAAACTAG
- a CDS encoding GNAT family N-acetyltransferase, with the protein MKIHIREVDRNNPNEVDLIVGRCMETVLETVPEFNNDPMMARDALPNFTFEEMKSMILGATHDPHHKIIVASAMDGEMMGHSIFSIKKDSDGFTYGSFFSRYIAPEHRRMGLASRLLEEAEGWMKEMGAQYSQAQTHVKNYKLQNLFRKFGYKVTGPKMAKWPYYELKKDLLGSD; encoded by the coding sequence ATGAAGATTCACATTCGTGAGGTCGATCGCAACAACCCGAACGAAGTGGATCTTATTGTTGGCCGCTGTATGGAAACAGTGCTGGAGACCGTCCCTGAGTTTAACAATGACCCTATGATGGCCCGGGATGCCCTTCCTAATTTCACATTCGAGGAAATGAAATCCATGATTTTGGGCGCCACCCATGATCCTCATCACAAGATAATCGTCGCGAGTGCCATGGATGGGGAAATGATGGGACATTCAATTTTCTCCATCAAAAAAGACAGTGATGGATTCACATACGGAAGCTTTTTCAGTCGCTATATTGCCCCTGAGCACCGTCGCATGGGTTTGGCTTCGAGGCTGCTAGAGGAAGCAGAAGGGTGGATGAAGGAAATGGGGGCCCAGTACTCCCAAGCTCAAACCCACGTCAAAAACTACAAGCTGCAAAACCTGTTTAGAAAATTTGGCTATAAGGTGACAGGTCCCAAAATGGCTAAATGGCCCTACTATGAACTCAAGAAAGACCTTTTAGGTTCTGACTAA
- a CDS encoding TIGR03545 family protein encodes MTNEISETTKKPKKKGPIRFEAIIPVVIVCALTGLYFSFLFDSNLRHLIEFGATYVHGAEVNVGSVRTSVLGGSFSLKGLQVTDKEDPNRNLVQIGEIRFGLLWDALLRAKFVVDEATIDNIQAYSPRKRPGRIIPKTESAGKSQALAKLESGVLDQTKEDYEGNVLGDLAHIVEGADPKDQAQSVEDELKASIRMKELETTLKEKQKAWDERLKSLPKSEELKDFERRLKAVKVDTSDPKKFAASLKEIKALKEEADQKIKLVKDTSSNLDSDLKMMDQSFKELDDLVKQDIKDLENRFKIPNMDMGDFSKKLFGKMFADKLVTLNKYMAIGREYMPPKKTAEEKAAQESEKLVPTPRGTGKNYKFPVTKGYPLFWLKKGRISSEPGQSEYSGKIEGEIRDVTSNPVQLGRPTVATVKGDFPKQQIYGFDALITLDHTTENPKDEIRATVGSFPVGVQKISDSNDVKFLINKSQGHSKITAIMEKEQMKVWVNNSFKEMDYDIDAKSGTVKEILTNVMAGIPEITVDAKASGTWSKLNMSLRSNLGEELSKGFKKQIQAKIDAARAKLKAMVDEKIGAERAKLTAEFDKIKGKINKDVDRAKGQVDGAKKQAEDQLAGSKKSAEDGQKKKVEKEGKKLLKDLKKKLKFK; translated from the coding sequence ATGACGAACGAAATATCAGAAACAACAAAGAAGCCCAAGAAAAAAGGACCCATTCGCTTTGAGGCAATCATTCCCGTTGTCATTGTCTGCGCATTGACAGGTCTTTACTTTTCATTCTTGTTTGATTCCAATCTGCGCCACCTCATTGAGTTTGGAGCCACCTATGTCCATGGTGCCGAAGTCAATGTGGGCAGTGTACGCACCAGTGTTTTAGGTGGTTCATTTAGCCTTAAGGGCTTACAAGTGACCGACAAGGAAGATCCAAACAGAAATCTCGTTCAGATTGGTGAAATCCGGTTTGGCCTCTTGTGGGATGCTCTTTTGAGAGCCAAATTCGTAGTCGATGAGGCCACAATTGATAATATCCAGGCCTATTCTCCGAGAAAGCGCCCGGGACGGATCATTCCCAAAACTGAATCTGCTGGCAAAAGCCAGGCGTTGGCAAAACTGGAATCCGGTGTTCTGGATCAGACCAAAGAGGATTATGAAGGCAACGTTCTAGGAGATTTGGCCCACATTGTTGAAGGTGCTGACCCTAAAGACCAAGCTCAAAGTGTTGAAGATGAGCTCAAAGCCAGCATTCGCATGAAAGAGCTTGAAACCACACTTAAAGAAAAGCAGAAGGCCTGGGACGAACGGTTGAAGTCCCTGCCGAAGAGCGAAGAGTTGAAGGATTTTGAGCGTCGCCTCAAGGCCGTTAAGGTCGATACCAGCGATCCGAAGAAATTTGCAGCATCATTAAAGGAAATCAAAGCTCTCAAGGAAGAGGCTGACCAGAAAATCAAATTGGTCAAAGATACCAGCAGCAATCTTGATAGTGACCTCAAGATGATGGACCAATCCTTTAAGGAGTTGGACGATCTCGTAAAGCAAGACATTAAAGACTTGGAGAATCGATTCAAAATTCCAAACATGGACATGGGGGACTTCTCAAAGAAGTTGTTTGGTAAGATGTTTGCCGACAAGTTAGTCACCCTCAACAAGTATATGGCCATTGGCCGAGAATACATGCCTCCTAAGAAGACGGCTGAAGAAAAAGCCGCTCAGGAATCAGAAAAGCTCGTACCCACTCCCCGCGGTACCGGCAAAAACTACAAGTTCCCGGTGACAAAAGGCTATCCTCTGTTTTGGCTTAAGAAAGGGAGAATTAGCTCTGAGCCAGGCCAAAGCGAATACAGCGGCAAGATCGAAGGTGAGATTCGCGATGTCACCTCCAACCCGGTGCAACTGGGCCGACCGACGGTGGCCACGGTCAAGGGGGACTTTCCCAAACAGCAGATCTATGGATTTGATGCCCTCATCACTTTGGATCATACCACCGAAAACCCCAAAGATGAGATTCGGGCGACGGTGGGTTCTTTCCCTGTCGGTGTCCAGAAGATTTCGGATTCAAATGACGTCAAGTTTCTGATCAACAAATCTCAGGGCCATAGCAAAATCACCGCCATCATGGAGAAAGAGCAGATGAAGGTATGGGTCAATAATTCATTTAAGGAAATGGATTACGACATCGATGCCAAGTCGGGAACGGTTAAAGAAATTCTCACTAATGTTATGGCCGGAATTCCTGAAATCACTGTCGATGCCAAAGCTTCAGGAACATGGAGCAAACTAAACATGAGCCTGCGCTCCAATCTAGGAGAGGAACTCTCCAAAGGATTCAAGAAGCAAATTCAGGCCAAGATTGATGCCGCCCGCGCCAAGCTCAAGGCCATGGTCGATGAAAAGATCGGTGCCGAAAGAGCTAAACTCACCGCGGAGTTCGACAAGATCAAAGGCAAAATCAACAAGGACGTGGATCGCGCCAAAGGCCAAGTTGACGGAGCCAAGAAGCAAGCTGAAGATCAGCTTGCAGGCAGCAAAAAATCGGCTGAGGACGGTCAAAAGAAGAAGGTTGAAAAGGAAGGCAAAAAGCTTCTTAAAGACCTGAAAAAGAAACTTAAATTCAAATAG